One Aegilops tauschii subsp. strangulata cultivar AL8/78 chromosome 2, Aet v6.0, whole genome shotgun sequence genomic window, TCAACACTAGAAACCTTCTCGAAACAAAGTCTTTTCACATGCCTAGTTGTGCTTGTGTTCTCCTTAATTAACAAGTGGAAGAGAATGCGACTGCATGTGTACTCAAGACTATTGGCAATCCATTCTTACAAATAAAACAGGGTAATTTCACTCTTTGATGAAGTCAGTTTAGCAACTTTAATTCTTCCTAAACAAATAGCATGGACGTCCTCATTATGGGATGCCCGAACATATGGATGCACGAAAatggaaaaatattaaaaaaaaagaATGGTTTTGATGATTCCGAGAGCAACAATTGGCTAGATCCCTATTTTCCTTTCCCTTTTGTTTGTGTTTTTGTATATACATTTCTTTTGCTTTATATATACATATATGATTACCATTCTACGGTTCTTGGCTTCTACAAAAGGATCGTCATGCCATGTAATTTGTTGGGTAGCACCGTAGCAGTTCTTTCAAAGAGGTGTAATGCCCAAAACATCATGCTTGCGTATTGCACCTGCTCCTACACGCACGGTGTGTTGTGTTATTCGGGAAAGAACCCAACAACTGTTggcttttcttcttccttctttaaagaaaaaaaaaaagaaacatgCTCGACTCTGCATGTAGTGACATGATCATATGTGTCCCACAGCCGCGCCAAATGCAGAAAACGTCAACAATCAGAGAAGGAAACATCAACAATCAGTTAGCGAATCACTTCCCTGTTCCCTGCAAGAAGAACTTCCCCTTTTTACGATAAAAAGTGATTGATCGCACTAGCACGTCAGCACCACCTGAACCTGAGAGAGCAAGACTTGCATACAACAGACTACAGGTTCATGACATCTTTATTCTGCAAAGGCAAAGCGTAGCAGCAGGCAACATTGTAAAACATGGGTCACGCCAGTTAGTTCTGCAGATAAATATTTCACATACAAGGCAAGATGATGATAAGACTACTTTTAACACATATAATAATCcaggctgctgctgctgctgagcaCAGTCTGGCAAAGAACAAGCCCTGATAGAGGCCACAAGATTCAGCAAACACGCCACACTTCTTGGCACAAACGACATCAGACCAGATGGTGTTCTTGTAACTAGATAAAGAGACATGAAATTATGTGGCTAGCACATGGTACAGGGCGGGAGCTTATCATAACTAGTTACTAATTATACTCCTAGAGATCTCACTTTGATAAACGATTGCCAATAAATTACTGCCTAGACATATAGTTCCTGCTTGCATTCAATATAAGCTAAGTTGTTGCAATGTAACCCTAACACATACCAATAAAAACTCTTTGAATCACCAATGCCTTGGCTTGTTATTCAGTCTGTCATCACTGGCTCTCTTCTtcattgtcatcgtcctcttcctcctcctcctcatcgctCTGCTCCCCATCGCTGGCAGCTGCAGAGTCGGCCATATTGCTCTCATGGTACTGATAATGCGGGCGAAGGGCAGGGCGGTGATGGTGTCTGCTCCCGTCGCTGGCACGGTACCGGTCATGGTGATTGCTGCTCGTCCGGGCATCAGGAAACGGTGCCATTCTTCTCGATGTGGAATCTGGTACAGACGCCATCCTCCTAGATGAGCCACCAACAGTGGCGGCACCTACCTGGGAGTGGGAGGCAGCCGCAGCGGGAGAGATGTGGCTCTTGCCCTGTGAGAGCTCCTTCTGCGTATTAAGGAAGAACTGCACGCGTTGCGATTCAAGCTCCCGTGCGAAGTCCAGACGCTGGCGCTCCGTCTCGGCGGCCTGCTCCAGCTTCGCTGTCTCCACGCGCTCGTAGGCCTCACCAAAGCGTCGTATCGCCTGCGCTAGCTCTCGCATGCCCTGAGAACGGTCACCGCCGCTGAAGCCATCCACGCGCCCCTCgtccgtcctcctcctcttgcCATTCGCCGCCGGGAGCGCAGGCTCCGGCGGGAACCCGTCGGACGACTCAGACGAAGCCGACAGCTCCGGAGACGGCGCCCTCCGCTTGACGGGCGCCGAGGCCGGCATCAGCGGCGTGCGGCTGCGCTGGGGGAAGCCCGCGCGCAGCGCCGTGGGCACCGCGTTCCGTCCGTTAGGGTGGGCGGCCGGCTTCTGGTTGTAGGTGGGGGCGAGGAGCACGTCGAGGCGGTCGTAGAACTGCCACGACGAGACCGGCTTGGCCCTCTCGATCTTGTACTTCTTCTTGAGCGTGTCGATGCGGTTCTTGCACTGCACGTCGGACTTGGGGGCCTTGGAGTAGTTGTCCCGGGAGGAGACGGCTTCGGCGACCTCCTGCCACtgggggtggcggaggctgcCGCGGCCGAGCGCGACGAAGCGCTCCCCCCAGGCGTCGATGAGCGCGGAGGTGGCGCCCTCGCTCCACGCATCCTCCctgcccccgcccccgcccccgccgccgccgtggctGGGGTAGGACCCGTGCTTCTGGATCGGGAGCGCGAGCGTCAGGGGGCCGCCGGGCGGCGCGGAGGCGACGGTGACGGGGTCGGCGACGGGGAGCGCGGAGGCGACCGGGagcggcgaggaggaggccggcgagAGGGAGGGCGACGGGGAGTTGTCGTCGTCGTCCATGGCGGCGGATCGGGGAGGGATTGGGGATCTAGGTTGGAACCGATCTGGGGTTGTAGGTTAGGGGTCGGTGGTGGTGCGGCGGTGCCGGCGGTGTGGGGCTGTCGTGCTTTGAGGGGGTCCGTCCGGTTGGGACTCGGCGCGGCGGGTTGACTTGGGCCAGGCCGGGGCGGATGGgctctggctggcgccggggtGGGTTAGGTCGGGTCGGAGAAAACGGCCGGCGGTGGGGGGTATTTTGGGCTTCCTGCAGACTGACGCGTCGGCCGGCAGGCAGGAAGACCGGTCGCCACGTTCCACTTCCTCCCATTGTTCCTCGGAGTCGGAAGAGTCTCCTGTCCTGTCCAGCCGGAAAACAAGCCAACACCACTTTTGATGCACTAGCAGGGTATAGGAGCGCGAGGCGACGACGAATTCTCGTCGTCGTCTTCTCGATTGCTCGCTCCGGTTTAAAGGTCCTgtcttattttattttttttcattttgctagTCTTATTTTTATTGCGCCTTATCATATGTTTAGACATTGAgatgcattaaatcattgcatacAACAATTAAGAGAAAATTCATCAATGCATGTAGAAGTCCTTCATCCTTTAGTGATTATGTATGCATacattgtaattaatgcatctgTAAACATGATTTTGTTATAGAAATACGAGCTTCACACACTTTGTTACAGAAATAGGAAGGTGTTGGTTAAACCGGTCACAACAAAAGTATCATACATATTAATTAGATATTTTTTACCACAATTTAATGAGAAAAGAGAAGATTGAGTATCATaatatggccatgcatgacaatAAATGAGATCACTATAATAGTATGCACTGTAAAGGTTATATCATACGCTAGTATTATGTGCATGATAGTAGTATACGACATTTCCTACTGCCAGCAGTCCTAGAGCATCTACAACTAGAGTGATCAAATATGATCTCCTAGATGTCCGCGGGCGCATCCGGGTGGCCCGCCCCTCAAATGTTTGTCTTTGCAATCATAACTCTCACTTTCGAAATATCGATTCATGCAAATATGTACACGTCTATCGTTTGGTGATACAAATACACATAATAAAAAATATTACACACAATAAAATCTATCAGTACATAAAATACATAGTTCAAACGTAAAATTTATTTGGCGTGCATAATTCAAACCTAAAATTCGTTGTTTTGCAGTGTGAGTTCATATATGCTCCATAAGATTATTAATTAGTTGCGCTTGCACCTGTTGATCTCGAAGTTGTCGATCTCTGGAAAGTTCACAACATACTTCACATCTTGTCGGGAGGCGGACATGTACCCCAGGCCTCTCAAAATCATGTGTGTGGACTGCCCCTTTGTCCTCATCCTTCACAATCATATTGTGTAAGATTACACAACATGTCATCAACTACCATATGTCTCTTGCTCCTACATCATTGTAGATCCACGAACAATACTCCAACGAGTTTGGAGCACTCCGAATACACTGTACACATCATTTCTCACACCTTCTTGCATTTGTGCAAAGATACATTGTCTTCTACCTCGAGGATCGGATATAGTCTCACAACTGCTGCCCATCGAGGATAAATACCATAAGAAAGGTAGTACCCCATTTTATAGTTGGGCCCATTGATGGTGTAC contains:
- the LOC109783357 gene encoding trihelix transcription factor ASIL1 codes for the protein MDDDDNSPSPSLSPASSSPLPVASALPVADPVTVASAPPGGPLTLALPIQKHGSYPSHGGGGGGGGGREDAWSEGATSALIDAWGERFVALGRGSLRHPQWQEVAEAVSSRDNYSKAPKSDVQCKNRIDTLKKKYKIERAKPVSSWQFYDRLDVLLAPTYNQKPAAHPNGRNAVPTALRAGFPQRSRTPLMPASAPVKRRAPSPELSASSESSDGFPPEPALPAANGKRRRTDEGRVDGFSGGDRSQGMRELAQAIRRFGEAYERVETAKLEQAAETERQRLDFARELESQRVQFFLNTQKELSQGKSHISPAAAASHSQVGAATVGGSSRRMASVPDSTSRRMAPFPDARTSSNHHDRYRASDGSRHHHRPALRPHYQYHESNMADSAAASDGEQSDEEEEEEDDDNEEESQ